A single window of Candidatus Acidiferrales bacterium DNA harbors:
- a CDS encoding 8-amino-7-oxononanoate synthase → MTDIEEKLQKALEQRESDHSLRSLPDEHRGTPSDRLIDFCSNDYLGFSRSEILREKILQAERLYDDARIGSTGSRLISGNTRLCEELEDQIAKFHHAEAGLIFNSGYDANVGIFSSMPERTDTILYDQLVHASIRDGIRLSYARSFSFRHNDLAELERRLNAATGNIFVALESVYSMDGDCAPLVEISELCGRFDANLIVDEAHATGVFGEKGEGKVVELGIEEKIFARLHTFGKALGCHGSIVVGSEILRSYLINFARSFIYTTALPFHSLVAVKCAYEMLGSDPRPLHCLRNRISYFKKKTPKSLAERMIQSDSAIQSLIIPGNPVVREFADQIQKAGFDVRPILHPTVPSGSERLRICLHSFNQESEIDGLIETLSSQSS, encoded by the coding sequence ATGACTGATATAGAGGAAAAGCTTCAGAAGGCACTTGAACAGAGGGAGAGCGATCATTCACTCCGGAGTCTTCCTGACGAACATAGGGGTACACCAAGCGACAGACTTATAGATTTCTGTTCCAATGACTACCTGGGATTTTCCCGTTCTGAAATTCTCCGCGAAAAAATTTTGCAGGCAGAGAGGCTATATGACGATGCACGGATCGGCTCGACGGGCTCGCGACTCATATCGGGAAATACTCGGTTATGTGAAGAACTTGAGGATCAAATTGCAAAATTTCACCACGCTGAAGCGGGGTTGATCTTCAATTCCGGTTATGATGCGAATGTCGGGATTTTTTCCAGCATGCCGGAAAGAACCGACACGATTCTCTACGACCAACTTGTTCATGCTTCGATCAGGGACGGAATAAGATTGAGTTACGCACGCAGTTTTTCATTCAGACACAATGACCTCGCAGAACTGGAAAGGAGACTCAACGCGGCGACTGGAAATATTTTTGTCGCTCTCGAGTCCGTATACTCGATGGATGGCGACTGTGCGCCGCTCGTCGAGATATCGGAATTGTGCGGTCGGTTTGATGCAAATCTGATCGTAGATGAAGCGCACGCAACCGGCGTGTTCGGGGAAAAAGGCGAAGGAAAAGTTGTTGAGCTTGGAATAGAAGAAAAGATTTTTGCGCGGCTTCATACATTTGGGAAGGCACTCGGCTGTCATGGTTCCATCGTGGTGGGTTCTGAGATTCTTCGCTCATATCTCATTAATTTTGCGCGCTCATTTATCTACACAACCGCTTTGCCTTTCCATAGCCTGGTTGCCGTCAAGTGCGCATACGAAATGTTGGGCTCGGACCCCCGCCCACTCCATTGCCTAAGAAATCGCATCTCTTACTTCAAGAAGAAGACTCCCAAATCATTGGCAGAGAGAATGATCCAAAGCGACAGTGCGATTCAATCCCTTATCATCCCTGGCAATCCCGTCGTCAGAGAATTCGCCGATCAGATCCAAAAAGCGGGCTTCGATGTCCGCCCGATATTGCACCCGACTGTTCCGAGCGGGTCAGAGCGGCTGCGGATTTGTCTCCATTCATTCAATCAAGAATCGGAAATCGACGGATTGATCGAGACTCTATCTTCACAATCGTCATGA
- the bioD gene encoding dethiobiotin synthase, which produces MSRIFVTGIGTGIGKTFVSAILVEALHADYWKPVQSGDLDNSDTMTVRRLISNPVSVLHPEAYRLTHALSPHVAAEMDGIEIDLEKIRSLIPIVKDRHLIIEGAGGAMSPVNGSSVVLDLIELLEAETVIVSRNYLGSINHTLLTIDAIKRRRISIRGLIFNGKEEKASVDFILKHSGASLLGSVGEERVLDKNAVSKYAGTFKGIFK; this is translated from the coding sequence ATGAGCAGGATTTTTGTAACCGGGATTGGAACGGGGATAGGAAAGACGTTTGTATCTGCCATACTTGTGGAGGCTCTGCATGCGGATTACTGGAAACCAGTTCAGTCGGGGGACCTGGATAATTCGGATACGATGACGGTGCGGCGACTGATCTCGAATCCGGTTTCCGTTCTTCATCCGGAAGCTTATCGCCTGACGCACGCGCTCTCCCCGCATGTAGCTGCCGAGATGGACGGCATTGAGATAGACCTGGAGAAAATTCGCTCTTTGATTCCTATCGTCAAAGATCGCCATCTTATCATCGAAGGCGCCGGTGGCGCAATGTCGCCGGTCAATGGTTCTTCGGTAGTACTTGATCTAATCGAGCTTCTCGAAGCTGAAACCGTTATCGTTTCAAGGAACTATCTTGGGAGTATCAATCATACGCTTCTTACCATAGACGCAATAAAACGAAGAAGAATATCCATTCGAGGTTTGATCTTTAACGGAAAGGAAGAAAAAGCCTCGGTTGATTTTATCTTGAAACATTCCGGCGCGAGTCTTCTCGGATCCGTCGGTGAAGAAAGGGTCTTAGACAAGAATGCCGTGAGCAAATATGCTGGCACATTCAAGGGAATATTTAAATAG
- the bioA gene encoding adenosylmethionine--8-amino-7-oxononanoate transaminase translates to MNLSERDSKVIWHPYTQMQTAELPVAIVRGEGARLYDEDGKEYIDAISSWWVNVHGHANRYIGQKIHEQLQVLEHVIFAGFTHQPAVELAERLIKVLPQNQSRIFYSDDGSTAVEVAVKMALQYWYNQGINKKTIVAFRNSYHGDTFGAMSVSERDIFTAPFRDLLFDVAFIDAPLKGIERESLDQLERELQKENVAAFIFEPLLQGAGGMIVYEAPPLDELIYFCREKGIPTIADEVLTGFGRTGKFFASDYLKNKPDIICMSKGITGGTMPFGATSCTEKVYEAFLSDDRKKTFFHGHSYTGNPAACAAALASLDLFEKPGTWDNIRRIESSHREFLSRIRNHPIVEKPRQIGTIMAFDAKCGEQTSYLHSLRDRMSHFCLTHGVIIRPLGNIIYFMPPYCITDEELSRVYSTIQAMLLEIDNLK, encoded by the coding sequence ATGAACCTTTCCGAGCGCGACAGCAAAGTCATTTGGCATCCTTACACGCAGATGCAAACTGCGGAACTTCCGGTTGCGATCGTTCGCGGTGAAGGCGCGCGCTTGTATGATGAGGACGGAAAAGAGTACATTGATGCCATCTCGTCATGGTGGGTGAACGTTCATGGCCATGCAAATCGGTATATCGGGCAGAAAATCCACGAGCAGCTTCAGGTTTTAGAGCATGTTATATTCGCCGGGTTCACACATCAACCTGCAGTCGAGCTTGCGGAGCGTTTGATAAAAGTCCTACCTCAAAATCAGTCGAGGATTTTTTATTCCGACGATGGCTCAACGGCGGTCGAAGTCGCGGTGAAGATGGCATTGCAATACTGGTACAATCAGGGAATAAACAAAAAGACAATTGTTGCTTTTCGAAACTCATATCATGGAGACACGTTCGGCGCGATGTCGGTAAGTGAGCGTGATATTTTTACCGCGCCATTCCGGGATTTGTTGTTTGATGTGGCCTTTATTGACGCACCGCTAAAAGGGATTGAAAGAGAATCTCTTGATCAGCTGGAACGTGAACTGCAAAAGGAAAATGTAGCTGCATTTATTTTCGAGCCGCTTCTGCAGGGTGCCGGCGGGATGATTGTCTACGAAGCTCCGCCTTTGGACGAGCTCATTTATTTTTGCCGCGAAAAAGGAATACCGACAATTGCCGACGAAGTTCTGACGGGATTCGGCAGGACAGGAAAATTTTTTGCATCCGATTATCTAAAAAACAAACCGGACATCATTTGTATGTCGAAGGGTATTACAGGCGGCACGATGCCTTTTGGTGCGACTTCATGTACGGAAAAAGTCTATGAAGCCTTTCTGTCCGATGACAGGAAAAAGACTTTCTTCCACGGCCATTCTTACACGGGGAATCCTGCAGCATGTGCCGCGGCCCTTGCAAGTCTCGATCTGTTCGAGAAACCCGGGACGTGGGACAATATCCGGAGAATCGAATCGAGCCACCGGGAATTCCTTTCAAGAATTCGTAATCATCCCATTGTGGAGAAACCACGACAGATCGGAACGATCATGGCATTCGACGCGAAATGCGGAGAGCAGACATCATATCTGCACTCATTGAGGGACAGGATGAGTCATTTCTGCTTGACCCACGGCGTTATCATCCGGCCTCTCGGAAATATTATTTATTTTATGCCGCCATACTGTATTACGGATGAGGAGTTGAGCAGAGTTTATTCCACGATACAAGCCATGTTGCTTGAGATTGACAACTTGAAATGA